TCATGGGGGGTGACATGTCACGTATTGATGACACCCCCATCACGCAGAGGAGGGATTTGGGAGTCACCATGAACAGCAACAGAGCTCAGCATGGAGCTTGGGCAGAACAGGAATGAAGAACAAACCAGAAGACCTTAGACCATTGGTGTAGATGTACCCTAAACACTGCACACATTTCTGGTCACCACATCTCAATAAAGATACACTAAAATTAGTAACAGGTTGGTCACAGGAGAGGAGACTGGACTGGTTCAGCCTGGTAGGAAACAGGAGTTTGAGGGTGCTCAAAGGGTGTATAACATCTCCAGGGACTTGACAATGACAactcttcccctttcccactCTGCATGAACTAGGAGACCATGAAATGAAGGGTCTCGGGTCAGCACAGCACATGGTTGAACTGGACTGCACCCCTCCGCAGTGACAGAGGCCGACCTCACAAATCAGCTAAACAACAGCAGATACATCCGTGGGAGGAAGGAGCTACCGAGAGCCACTAAACATGAAGAAGTCCAACGCAAAGCTCAGCAAGACCCTTTGCTGTAAAACTGCCTGGTACCAAAAGCATAGGATGCTCCATACATGCTGTCCCGGCACCTGCCACTGTCAGAGGCCCCCCTAGGAGCCGGTGTGCCCCGGCtcgctgcagccagccaggttTATCTTCTGAAGTGGGGTTAGTGTGTCATTTGAGGAGATCCCGCTGTTGGAgcccccccaccagccccagtgTGCTCCTAGCCGCGTGGGCACCTCACCTGCCTGCGGCTCCAGGAGGgtctccagctcctctcccaccagctgctgcacgGAGAGTTCAAACCCACTCTCGGAATCGCGGTCCTCTGCCTCGCTCTCGCCGTGCCCGCTGTCCTTCGTGCTCAGGCAGTCGGTGTCCAGCCCCGCGGCCCTGCCGCAGGGACCAAAGCACTCAAGTCACACTTCAGCTCTCAGCACAACCCCGCGCCACCGATTACTGGGAAGGTGGTTGTCTTTATCCCCCACAAATTGGCCCAGAGGTGGGGTGTGGGCATCCTCTCCGTGCATCATTTACAGTACCAATGGCATAATCATTTCAGTCCCCGCCAATTAATGAGTTTTGGCTTTActtggtggtttgggtttttttaaacagcagatTGAAATGATGATGAGAAAGGTGGTGAAAGCTTTGTCTGCCCATGACCTGGGCAGGTGAGGACAGGGGGACATGGCAAGGCGGTGGTGAAGCCCTGGCATCCTCAGGAGCATTCACCCAGAGACACCAACACCATAAAGACCATAAAGTTTGTCTCTGGGAACACCGTCAGCACACAGTTGGGATCTCTCAGTCCTTCCCATCCCTGCTAGCAGCACCTCCCTCACCAGCCTCCTGGCACAGGGACAGATGCCCCAAACTTGTCACCAGGCAACAGCATCTCTAAGAAAGTACCCAGAGACAAGAGAAAACTCAtccttgtgctgctgcctccaaaGCTGGGACCCTCTGTGCTCATGAGTGCACCTCTCCATCGCACTTGAACACACTGGTGTTCCCCTGATGAGGGCAGGCAGATGGTCCGTGGCCATGGAGGAGCTCAGGTGACCTCGCCCCAGGGAGGAGGCAAAGAGCAGCCCTAGGAGGGAGGTGGATACCAACGGGGAGCCAGGACTAGAGGAGCACATCCATCCCCTGAAGGGAGGACCTACATCCCCAGTCTCAGGTCAGCAAAACTGGGGACAAGGTTTTTGCCTTGTGTGCTGCCCTGGTGTCTCCTGCCCTTGGAGGCTCTTAGGgccagtggggctggcaggggcaggagagACACAGGGACACGGGGcgtggggaagggagggctgaGAGCCAGCCTTACCTGCTGCCGTTCTTGGCCGTGTATTTGTTTCccctgtggtttgttttgggctGGAACTGGCCCtggtgcagcagggagagcagctgggagatTTGCTGTAAGGCAGGAAAAGCCTGTTGAGCCCCGACGATCGCCACTCAAGCTGCTTCCTGCCAGGACGTCCCCTCCGAGCCCCCCGGCCTTTTTATAGCGTTTCCTCCTCCCGCAGATGGCCCAGCATCCCCATGCAGGGGGAAAAACAAGCGGCTGGGCAGCCCACCTGGCCCCCGTGCCTCCCCTGCGCGGTCTCTGCCGGCCATTCCCTCCCGGGGGAAGCGGGCACAGGGTTGTCCCCTTCTCCCTGAAACAGCCATCCTccaccccagctcctggggTGTCCTGGTGGGTGTGAGGAGACCCTGCCCGTGGTGGGGTGGCCACTGGTCCtacccagcccctgctgctggggcacctctgcccagggctgggagaagagaaaacCAAAGACCATCAGGTTGCACATTCCCACCGCCCCAGAGTGTGCAAGACCTGGGCAAGGAAGGatttggggcaggggctggggggctggggggctggggggaggggaaggggtgcACACCTTCAGCAACACACAGGGCAGCCCCTACCTGCACCGGGGGCGACTCCATCGCAAACTCCCCAGTGGGGCTCTGCTCCGCCAGTGCCACCAGTGACAACCGGACCAGGCTCCTGAGGAtgtgctggtggggctgtggctgcccaggtcccccagcacccacgggCTTGCTGGGTGGCAGTGGGGGCTGTCCCGCGGGCCCCTGCAGTGGCTTCACCAAGCTCTTGCAGTGCGGTGGTGCATCTGGGGGACTCACAGCATCTTTCGACggatttttctgtctgtgggGTTGGCATGGTCGACGCTGCAGGATGGGCAGGTTGAAGGTCCCCTGCTGCTCATCTGAGTCTTTTTGGGTCCTCTGATTTCTCAGGGTCCTGTAGAGAGTGGGGGTGAGGTggaggggaggctgtggggaACCCCCCGGCACAGGGGCAGCTGTGCCGGGCAGATCCTCCTGGCAGGGACGGGGGAGCTCAGCCTCCTGGGGCCGGCCCCGGAGCAGCGGGACGAGGTGGATGTCGGTCTTCTGGATCTGCCTGTGCGGCTtcttgagctgctgctgcctgcgggcatcctctgcctccctgcagtTGTATGCCATGCCgtccttcttctccttcttaCGCAAGGACAGGGTTAAAGCCAAAAGGAGAAGGCACCCGCCCAggacagcagccaggcagatAAAGACCACCAGGTACGGGCTCAGCCAGCTGGGATCCTGGGCTGAGATTTTGGAGAATGCCCCCTGATGCCGGAAAACTAAGTGGACCCgagccaggctgtgcagggGGATGTCCCCCTTGTCACTCACCCGGACCACCAGCTCCTGCTCGCTGCCAGCAAGGCTGCTGGCGTTGCTGGCATTGAGGAAGACCTGCCCCAGGAACGGGTCCAGGATGAAGAGCCCAGCATCATCCCCACCCACCAGATCATACCGGAGAGCCCCATTGATACCAGAGTCGACATCCCTGGCCGCGATGGTGAAGAGGAAGGGAGTGCTGGTACATGACACATTGGTCACTGCTGCAGTCCCTTGGGTGCTCCCATTCCCAGGGACCACCCAGAAGCACCCCGTCTCTGCATTGACCAGGACGGACAGCACAGCTGTGCCTCCCACCAGCGCTGGCGTGGTGATGACAGGTGCGTTATCATTGCGGTCGAGCACAGCCAGCCTGATGGAGACGTTGGATGCCAGCCGGGGATGCCCACCATCCTCAGCGGTCACCAGGAACTCCAGACTCCTCTCCTGCTCATAATCAAAAGCTTGGAGGGCAAAAACATCCCCAGTGGTGGGGTCAATTGAGACCAGACCCAAAGCAGAGGAGTCCGGGATGCTGTACGTAATTTTCCCGTTGAAATCCAGGTCAGGGTCAGTGGCACAGACCGTGAGCAAGAAGGCAGGTGCTTCACTGTTCTCAGCAACAGCAACCTCATAGGCAGCCTTCTCGAAGGAGGGGGCATTGTCATTGACATCGCTGATGCAGATGGTGAGGTGCTTCAGCACGGCCAAGGAGTGGTCACCCTGGTCCCGCACCACCAACGTCAGGTTGTACTCGGCACGCAGCTCCCTGTCCAGCGTGGTGTTGGTCATCAGCATGTAGCTGTGGCTGTTGGTCCTCTTCAGCCTGAAGTGCTCGTACCCTTGACTGAGGGAGCAATGGACTTGCCCATTGCTTCCCGAATCAGGGTCGCTGGCCGTCACCAGAGCCACGAAGCTGTCTTTGGGGAGCGCTTCCGAGAGCACAGGCGCCCGCGCGGCCCAGGTGACATGGACATCAGGAGCGTTGTCATTGACATCCAGGACTTTGACCAGGATCTTGCAGTGTGCCGGAATGGGGTTTGCACCCAGGTCCCGGGCTTGCACATCCAGCTCGTAGGCATGGGTTTCCTCGTAGTCCAGTGGGTGCTTCAGGAAGATGCTGCCCGTGCGGGCGTTGATGCCGAAAGCGTTTAGCACTTCCAGGGGTGCATGCCTGCTCAGGCTGTACTCGATCTCCCCGTTGGGACCCTGGTCGGGGTCAGTGGCTGTGACCGTCACAAGGAGGGTCCCGGGCAGAGCATCCTCCCGAACCTCGACCGTCAAAGAGCTCTCTGCAAAGACGGGGCTATTATCATTGGAGTCGAGAACAATTACTTTAATTAAAGCGGTACCTGATTTTGGTGGCTCCCCATGATCAGCAGCCGTCAGCACAAGGTCGAAGGAGGAGTGCAGCTCCCGGTCCACTTCTTTAACGACAATGAGCTCTGCATGCCTTGTCCCATCAGAGCTGGAGACAACCTCCAGAGAAAAATGCTCACTGGGGGAGAGGGTGTAGGAGCAGTGGGCATTGGGGCCAGCATCAGCATCCAGGGCTCGATCCAGTGGGATCCGCGTCCGCAGGGATGCGCTCTCTGACATCTCCAGCTCCAGCTCGGGCGTGGGGAACTGTGGCGCATTGTCATTGATGTCCAGCACTTGCACAGCCACATGAATCAGAGCCAGGTTTTGGTTGGCCAGCACATCGAACGAGACCCAGCAGGGATCACTGTGCCggcacagctgctccctgtCCACCCGCCCAGCCGTGCTGAgcaccccatccctgctccccacgTGCAGTGGGAACCTCCCGGGGGTCTCCATCAGCTGGAAGGCATCCACTGTCTCGCCACTCTCGCCCTCCTCAAAGTGCTCAGCCAGCGTCCCTATCACCGTTCCCAGTGGCACTTCTTCAAACACCCGGTACTGCACCGTGAACGTGGCCACCTCCTGGGCATCGGCGGAGAGGAAGAGGTACCACCACAAGGCTGGGAGATGGAGAGCGGAgcggctcagcagcagcatgatgCTGGCAAAGCCCAGCACCCCACTGCCCCGGCCCGCTGCTGTGGGCTTGCCCGCCTGCCGCCGCATACCCAAACGGTCCCTACGGCGACTGCACATCCTTGGCATCCTCTCCCATCTCCAGGTCCTGTGGGTGCCAGCCACCGgttggaaaggagaaaaaatccTGCGTGAGTCTGGCGGCTGTCCCCCACGCTGCCATCATCAGGGGACAGCCAGGAGAGCCAGTTGTTCCCCAGGCTGAAAAACTCAGCCCGGAGCAGAAGGGACTGTCACCACCACTGCCTCAGccggggagcagcagccaggccaggAGGTGGACCAGCGTGTTTCCTATGGAAACCCCACCTACAGGAAAAGGGAGGACCGGGCTGGTACAAAGCGGGGTGGGGGCTCGTGGGGCAGCGTGGCTtcccagctgggagaggggtgTGAAAGTGCCCTCTGTTCCCAACCAGCAGGGACCACCACCTCCGCCTGCTGTCACCTGTAAAACGTATTTTACAGAGGTCCTGCAGGCAGACCCTAACCCATCTGCAAAGCCTCCTGTGTGCCTCGGGAAGACATCTGCAGGGACTGGTGATGATGGACTTCAGCTCTTGCATTAACCCAGAGGCTCGTTCCCCATGCTGGTAGATTACTGACTTCATTTTGCCTAAATCCAGCACACAATCCCTGCTCCTTGCTGTCAGTTTTGATGGCAACATGCCCATGTCACCTTTTTCTACATATGGCTTTTGATTATGTCACGGCTTCATTTTCACCTGGACACACCAAAATGAGCTAATGAATCACTGGGAGCGTTGCCACATCAAACACAGGCAGGTGGGcacaggggaagaaaggaggcaCTGGCAGATGTGACCTGCGTCCTGTCAGgcctctccccatcccctgcaTCCGTCTGGCCTGGCCAGCCCCCCCGGCTTGGCACATGCTCTGTCTCCAGCTTGGCTCCGCTTTGATTTCCCCAGCCTCACTCCTCACCCAGCGCTGATTCAGCACCACCAAATCCCTTCTTTACCTTATTTCAGAATCTCACCCCGAGCCCCCAcgctgggacagcctgtgcaGCCGTACCCCGCTCCCTGGCCAAGCTGTTCCATGTGTTCCTCCTAAGCAAGCACGGGAGCGGGCAGcgggctgcctgcagagcccaggtaccccagcctgggctgcactTTGGGTCTGGAAGGCATTCGGGACCAGGAAGGTCAGTGCAGAAGCTTCCTTGGCCGTTACGGAGAGCAAGAGCATCCTCGTGGCATGGTTTGAGCCCCACCAGCCACATCATCTTTGTTCTGCCCCCCATGTCTACCAGGCAGCTACTGGTATCCCACCAATGCCCATCTTGCCCTTGTCCTGCTTTTCCAGCCTTGATGGGCACCCCATCCTATTCCCATCCCTCCTTGCTCCTCTCACAGCTTTCTTCACTTTATTATGGTAAATTTTAATGCCACAATGAACAGCGCCAGCAAGCCCACCCCAGTGCCGACCAGCCGGGTCAGTGCCACCGCTCAGCACACCGGGGGGatggagcagcacagctcagccgTGGCAGACCTGGTGCTGCTATCCCTGGGCTCAGTCCCAGCGCCAGGTGACCTTTGCCAAGTCATTTCCCTGCTTTGTGCTTTCGTTTCCTCCTCAGCTGAGCAAAGCCAGCACACTGGCTCTCCCAGAGGGATGCTCCGGCGCTTGCTGCTGCCCGCAGAGCTGCGGATGGAGAAGCGGATGTCTCCCAGCCCGTGCCCTgcttttggggggtggggggtgggggttacTTCCTTCTGGGGGGAGTCTCATCCTTCCACCTCCCTTTTTTTATGCCTTCCCTTTCAGGGATGGAGAGGAACAGAAGAACCACACTGAAATATCaccaaggaaaggaaataaatattacaCCTGAGAACTGGGGGGTTCCCCAAAGAGCCCTGCAGGACCTCTCCTTCTCCCCGCCACCTCCCAAGCCACCTGCAGAACAAGCCAGCCTCACCACGTGCCCCATGTTTAACCCACCACTGGTGTAATGGGAGGCCTGTTCCCCCCCAGCGCTGCGCCCACGTGTGCTGGACCCTGCTTGGtggagccccccccccccccccagctggggggacAATGCCCCttaggctgctgcagccccaaacggctccttttcctccccaaagGCAGGGAGGCAGATGGGGGGTTGGGCACCAGTTTTCTCAGCCACCACAGGGAGGGGCTGATGTGACAGTCCCGGCGCTGGGATGAGAAGTCACAGTCACCAAGATGAGGGCGATGACCCCCCTCCGAGCACTGttgccacccccaccccccccaggcCGTCCTGTCCCCATTCCAGCTGTACAGATACCAGCACCGGTGGCAGATCTAGACTGCCCAGGAGacaaggagctggaggagctaATGCATTAATTATTACGATGCTTCAGGAATAAATCCCTGTAGACCAGACCTGTGACCCCAGGCCATCAGGCCATCGGCAGTTTGCAGGGAAGGTGGCTGCAGAATGCTGCAAAAGCATTGCTGAGCTGCAAACCATGCGGCTGCGTCTTGGGGGAAGATGGACAAAGTAATGCtgacaaagaaaatagaaaagaaagatggaGTTGAGCTAAGACTTGCCAGAAGCATCGACAGTAAAATGGGATCTGGTGCTAGAAGCAGCACAGGTCTCCTGCTCACGCACAGGCAGGTTTCCAACGTGCAGGTTCTTCAAGACCTC
The Falco cherrug isolate bFalChe1 chromosome 8, bFalChe1.pri, whole genome shotgun sequence DNA segment above includes these coding regions:
- the PCDH12 gene encoding protocadherin-12 isoform X1 produces the protein MPRMCSRRRDRLGMRRQAGKPTAAGRGSGVLGFASIMLLLSRSALHLPALWWYLFLSADAQEVATFTVQYRVFEEVPLGTVIGTLAEHFEEGESGETVDAFQLMETPGRFPLHVGSRDGVLSTAGRVDREQLCRHSDPCWVSFDVLANQNLALIHVAVQVLDINDNAPQFPTPELELEMSESASLRTRIPLDRALDADAGPNAHCSYTLSPSEHFSLEVVSSSDGTRHAELIVVKEVDRELHSSFDLVLTAADHGEPPKSGTALIKVIVLDSNDNSPVFAESSLTVEVREDALPGTLLVTVTATDPDQGPNGEIEYSLSRHAPLEVLNAFGINARTGSIFLKHPLDYEETHAYELDVQARDLGANPIPAHCKILVKVLDVNDNAPDVHVTWAARAPVLSEALPKDSFVALVTASDPDSGSNGQVHCSLSQGYEHFRLKRTNSHSYMLMTNTTLDRELRAEYNLTLVVRDQGDHSLAVLKHLTICISDVNDNAPSFEKAAYEVAVAENSEAPAFLLTVCATDPDLDFNGKITYSIPDSSALGLVSIDPTTGDVFALQAFDYEQERSLEFLVTAEDGGHPRLASNVSIRLAVLDRNDNAPVITTPALVGGTAVLSVLVNAETGCFWVVPGNGSTQGTAAVTNVSCTSTPFLFTIAARDVDSGINGALRYDLVGGDDAGLFILDPFLGQVFLNASNASSLAGSEQELVVRVSDKGDIPLHSLARVHLVFRHQGAFSKISAQDPSWLSPYLVVFICLAAVLGGCLLLLALTLSLRKKEKKDGMAYNCREAEDARRQQQLKKPHRQIQKTDIHLVPLLRGRPQEAELPRPCQEDLPGTAAPVPGGSPQPPLHLTPTLYRTLRNQRTQKDSDEQQGTFNLPILQRRPCQPHRQKNPSKDAVSPPDAPPHCKSLVKPLQGPAGQPPLPPSKPVGAGGPGQPQPHQHILRSLVRLSLVALAEQSPTGEFAMESPPVQQISQLLSLLHQGQFQPKTNHRGNKYTAKNGSRAAGLDTDCLSTKDSGHGESEAEDRDSESGFELSVQQLVGEELETLLEPQAELALKRLTAADPAWVARLSLPLTSNYKDNVFSPDSPHSPQDEEAARQEKPRTFETFGKGAGADSNAAGTRLASTFLSEMSTLFEMILSQKVQVHNETGSGLLRQLSAHGKSLGLEDSAPVL
- the PCDH12 gene encoding protocadherin-12 isoform X2, translating into MPRMCSRRRDRLGMRRQAGKPTAAGRGSGVLGFASIMLLLSRSALHLPALWWYLFLSADAQEVATFTVQYRVFEEVPLGTVIGTLAEHFEEGESGETVDAFQLMETPGRFPLHVGSRDGVLSTAGRVDREQLCRHSDPCWVSFDVLANQNLALIHVAVQVLDINDNAPQFPTPELELEMSESASLRTRIPLDRALDADAGPNAHCSYTLSPSEHFSLEVVSSSDGTRHAELIVVKEVDRELHSSFDLVLTAADHGEPPKSGTALIKVIVLDSNDNSPVFAESSLTVEVREDALPGTLLVTVTATDPDQGPNGEIEYSLSRHAPLEVLNAFGINARTGSIFLKHPLDYEETHAYELDVQARDLGANPIPAHCKILVKVLDVNDNAPDVHVTWAARAPVLSEALPKDSFVALVTASDPDSGSNGQVHCSLSQGYEHFRLKRTNSHSYMLMTNTTLDRELRAEYNLTLVVRDQGDHSLAVLKHLTICISDVNDNAPSFEKAAYEVAVAENSEAPAFLLTVCATDPDLDFNGKITYSIPDSSALGLVSIDPTTGDVFALQAFDYEQERSLEFLVTAEDGGHPRLASNVSIRLAVLDRNDNAPVITTPALVGGTAVLSVLVNAETGCFWVVPGNGSTQGTAAVTNVSCTSTPFLFTIAARDVDSGINGALRTLRNQRTQKDSDEQQGTFNLPILQRRPCQPHRQKNPSKDAVSPPDAPPHCKSLVKPLQGPAGQPPLPPSKPVGAGGPGQPQPHQHILRSLVRLSLVALAEQSPTGEFAMESPPVQQISQLLSLLHQGQFQPKTNHRGNKYTAKNGSRAAGLDTDCLSTKDSGHGESEAEDRDSESGFELSVQQLVGEELETLLEPQAELALKRLTAADPAWVARLSLPLTSNYKDNVFSPDSPHSPQDEEAARQEKPRTFETFGKGAGADSNAAGTRLASTFLSEMSTLFEMILSQKVQVHNETGSGLLRQLSAHGKSLGLEDSAPVL